The nucleotide sequence TCGTGGAAGATTAGAATCTGTTTACGCAGCCTTCTCTAATGTAGGTTCAGTAATCGATCAAAAGTTGATGGATATCTCTGAAGATGCATGGGAAGATCTTATGAGCCTTCCTGAATATGAACATATTGCGTTCTCTTTAAACGAGAGAAGAGCAAAAGCAAAAGAAAAGCTTGGCATTTCAGAAGAATCTTTAATCAATGATTTAGCAGTTGACGGTTACCATGCATGGTCAACTCTTTATGATCTAGTAGTGGGCAGAATTAACATTAAAGTAGAGATAGATGGTAAAGAAGAAGAATTATCAGTTGGCCAGGCAGAAAACAAATTCTCAAGTCCTGATCGTCAAGTCCGAAAAGATACGTTCAAAAAGTTTGTTGAAGCTTGGGATCATGAAGGAGAATTTTGTGCTGCGTCTATTAATCACATCGCAGGCTTTAGAAATGAAATCTATAAGCATAGAGGATGGGAAGAAACGTTAAAAGAACCTCTTGCGATCAATCGTATGAAGGAAGAAACGCTTACAGCAATGTGGGATGCAATTACATCTAAAAAAGACATCTTCGTAAAGTATCTTGACCGTAAAGCCAAACTTTTAAATCTTGAGAAATTAAGCTGGTATGATGTAGATGCACCATTGTCTTCAGCAAACAGCAAAATGAGCTATGATGAAGCTGCTCAGTTTATTGTTGAACATTTCCGTACATTAGCACCTAAAATGGCAGATTTCTCAGAAAAAGCATTTTTGGATGGCTGGATTGAAGCGGAAGATCGTTCAGGTAAAAGACCAGGTGGATTTTGTACAGGTTTTCCTACTAAAAAAGAAACACGTATCTTTATGACATTCTCAGGAACACCAAGCAATGTTTCTACGCTTGCACATGAATTAGGTCATGCTTTTCATTCGGATGTATTAAAAGAAATGCCTTACTATGCAACAAATTATGCGATGAATGTAGCGGAAACAGCTTCTACATTCGCTGAGATGATCGTTGCAGATGCAGCAGTATCAAATGCAAAAACAAAAGAGGAAAAAATTGCCCTTCTTGAAGACAAAGCACAAAGATCTGTAGCGTTCTTTATGAACATACATGCGCGTTTCTTGTTTGAAACAAGAATGTATGAAGAAAGAAAATCTGGTCAGCTGTCTGTTGAACGTTTATGCGAACTAATGGAAGAAGCTCAAAAAGAAGCGTTTAACGATGCGCTTGAAGAGTATCACCCATACTTCTGGGCGTCTAAGCTTCATTTCTATATTACCGATGTTCCGTTTTACAACTTCCCATATACGTTCGGCTATTTATTCTCTGCAGGTATTTATGCAAAAGCAAAAGAAGAAGGGCCGTCGTTTGAGGAAAAGTATATTGCACTTCTTCAAGACACAGGGAAGATGCAAGTGGAAGAGCTCGCACAAAAGCATTTAGGCATTGATGTAACAAAACAAGATTTCTGGTTAAAAGGAATTGAATTAGCAGCAGCAGATGTAGAGGAATTTTTGGCACTAACTGAAGAGTAATATGACTGGTTTGAAGTATACTGGCAGTTTCCGTTATGGGAGCTGCCATTTTTTTGTGAAGGTTTGTCTATTTGAAGAGTACACATTTAAGCGGATTGATTTTTTTCCGTGATGTAGCGTATTTTTTTCGTGATTATACCGCTTATTTCCGTGATTCCACCCAAAAATTCCGTGATTGCAGCATGTTTTTCGAAAGTTCATCTTACTAGTGTATTTACCACACAGAATACTAGAAGAAAGGCTTTGTGAAATATAAAAAAAGCTTGGCAAAACACCAAGCTTTTTCTAATTCACAGCACTCCACTATTAGAGAAAAGATATTTATCTCTTTTCAATGGAGATATTGCTTATCATCAAGATAGATAACCCAAAGGTAAGGAACATATATAGAAAACCTGGTACTACATGTACTGTCAAATATCCAGCAGCCATTAAACAGCCTGCTACGGTAATGGGCACACCCACAAAGGAACCGGTAAACTCGGTAATATTGAAGCGGGCAAGACGTATGGCACCGCAAACAATAAAAATGATGGTAAATAGCATACCAGGTACGCCAAACTGATAAAGAACAACTTGATAGATTAAAAAGGCTGGTGCAATACCGAATGAGATTAAATCACAAAGTGAATCTAATTGCTTTCCAAACTCTGATTCAATATTTAGCATTCTAGCGACCATCCCATCAAAACGGTCGAACAAACCTGCCAAAAAGATCAAGATAAATCCAATTTTCAAGTCTCCTGAAATCATAAGTAATAAAGCTAAAACACCTAGTGATAAATTGATTAACGTTAAGAAGTTGGCTGTTTGCCCCTTCACTTTCTTTAACGTTGAATCAATCCTCTCTCTCTCAAGCATGAACATATAATCACTCCTCAAAGGGTAGCAAGCTAGAACAATAAATGAAAGCGGCAGATGAATATAGTAATTCCTGCCGCCCATTTTACCAACAATGTCCGTTGCTTAAAATTATATACCCAATGTTTTTAATATATGTCTGAGAGAAGTTGATTCTAGTTATTGACCGTTGGACCTATGATTCTTTTCGAGTTCATTAAAAACTGTTTTATCAGACAGTGGAACTCCTGTCCGATACGCAGCTCTAGAGATCATATGACCTGCTACAGGAGCTGTCATAAGTACGAAGAGGATTCCAAGAATTAGTTTTCCACTGAACAAATTCATCTCAGCTAATACGTATATAAACGACCCAATAAGAATTCCTGACACACCTAGAGTCGAAGCTTTACTGGCTGCATGAAGTCTTGAATACACATCTGGAAATCGAAGAACGCCAAGTGTACCGGAAAAAATGATAAAGGTGCCGATGATAAGGAAAAAGCTAATCACGATCTTGATCAATGATAACACCCTTTTCTAAGAATTTTGCAACTGCAACCGTTGCAATAAAAGTTAATATTCCAATCAGCAAGATGATATCGTTCAATTGGACCGTATCTAAAATTATAGCCATTAGCCCAGTGATCGCAATTAAGTTAATTCCTATTGTATCGAGTGCTACAACACGATCTGGATTGGATGGACCAACTACTGCTCTATAAAGGAGAAGCAGGATAGAGATGGTAGTGACGAATAAACATATATAGACAACAATGGAGAACCAATTTGTCATCGTGTTACCTCCCTTATTGCTTTTTCGAATGAATCCTTAATTGAAACGATTGTTTCATTTACATCAGGTAAATCTAGGGCATGTATATAGATGAATCTTTGATCTTTAGAAACATCAACAGAAAGAGTACCTGGTGTAAGAGTGATCAAGTTTGCGAGCAGCGTAATTTCCCAATTCTTCTTTACATCAATAGGGAGCGCTAAAATTCCTGGTTGAAAATCAAGCCGAGGTTTGTATATCCACTTTAGTACTTCTATGTTTGATAAAATCAGCTCTTTAATGAACAGAAAGATCAAAAATCCAATCGCTTTTACATGTTTGAAATAGTAAGAATCTGGAATGAATCGGTTTAATAAAAACAGAAGAGCAGCCCCAATCACAAATCCAACTAAAAAACTTGCGAAAGAGTAGCTCTCAGATAAAAACATCCAAATAACGCCGATCAGCAAATTTAGAATAAGTTGAAATGTCATGGGATTACTCCTTTAATACATAATCAATATAGATTTGCGGATCAATTAGGCTGTCTGCCGCGGCCTGAATATATGGATAAAACCATTCCGCACCAACCCCTAAAACAATAGAGATAGCCAGCAGTACAGCAGAAGCCGTTAGTCCTGAAGATTTCACTTTTTGTTGAGGCTCTTCTTTTAACTCTCCCCAGAAAGCACCTATGAAAATGCGGATTACTGAAAATAAGATTAACAAACTAGATAACAATCCGGCCCCAGCAGCGATATAGTGACCCTCGTCCATTGCGCCTCTTAAAAGAAGGTATTTACCGATAAATCCGCTGAACGGCGGTATTCCTGCTAAAACAAGAGATGCGATAAAAAACATCCAGCCCATAAATGGTGCTGTTTTAATATATCCGCCCATCTTGTGAAGGTTTGATGTTCCAGCATGCCAAGCAAGTAATCCCACCAAGAAAAATAGCGCAGCCTTGATTGCCATGTCGTGTACTAAATAATAGATCGTACCGGCAATTGATTCAGCTGAGAACGTTCCGATTCCAAGCAGCATAAACCCTATGGCAGGCATGATATTATAGGCGATGATTAGTTTTACATTCGATGTGGATAGTGCTCCAATAACTCCTATTAACATAGTTAGAGTGGCTATCCAAATGAAAAAGGTATGAGTCAGCTCAAGTTTGTGAGAAAAAATGAGTGTAAATACTCTTAGCATGGAATAAACGCCAACTTTTGTTAACAGGGCTCCGAATAGTGCAGAAACAATCGGTGAAGGAACAATGTATGACTTAGGAAGCCAAAAATACAAAGGAAATAATGCTCCTTTAGTTGCGAAAACGATGAATAATAAAATCGCAATACCGGTTAAGATTCCTTGCTGTTCAACTTCGGCAACACGTTCTCCAAGTTGTGCCATATTAACTGTCCCGGTAACAGAGTATAGAAAGGCTACCGTTGTTACAAATAAAATAGACGAAAACAAATTTAGCAAGATATACTTTACAGATTCCCGGAATTGATGCTTGGAACCCCCGATGATAATCAATCCATAGGAGGCCATCAAAAGTACCTCGAAAAATACGAATAGGTTGAAAAGATCACCTGTTAAGAATGCACCACATACTCCTGCAACCAATAATAAGAACAAAGGATAAAAGTAGTGGTGTATCATCTTCTCGGTAACTGATGATAATGCAAAAATAGCTGCAGTTGCCGCAATTACATTGACAGCAAGTATCATAATGACCGATAACTGGTCAGCAACAAGAACAATTCCATATGGTGCTTTCCATCCACCGGTTTCTAAAACAAGCGGACCTTTTGTAAAAACATAATAACTTAGAAAGATAGATATCCCTAAGTTTAGAAAAACTACAAGAAAAGAAGTATTGATCGTTAGCTTTTGTTTCTTATTAAAAAACACGAGCAAAACACCGAAAAATAAAGGTATAAAAATTGGCAAAAATACTAAATTACTCATCATCCGTTCCCCTTAGCTGATCCATCATATCCGTCTTATTGCTTTGATAGGTACGATAAGCTAGAACAAGAAGAAAGCTCGTTACCCCAAAACTTATAACAATAGATGTCAGTATTAGCGCTTGAGGAAGAGGATCAGTATATACTTTGATCCCCTTTTCTAAAATGGGAGGTGCACCACGGTTCAATTTTCCCATCGTTAAAATAAACAGGTGTGCCCCATGTGATAAAAGCGCTGTGCCTAGTACAATTTTTAATAGTTGTTTTTGAAGTATAAGATAAACGCCGGCTGCAAATAAAGTTCCGGCAAGTATAGACATAAGAATTTCCATTAGTGATTCATGTCTCCTTTATCCCGGTATTTTATCATGGCGAAAATGCCCAAAGCAGCTAGACCAAGTACTGCTATTTCAAATAAAGTATCCAATCCACGGAAATCAACAAGGATGACGTTTACGATATTATCTCCTCCGCCGAGTTTATAAGAGTTATCGACGAAATATTTTGCAATGCTGTCAAAGTATTGTGAGCTATGTGAAGAGATCGCTACAATGGTAAGCAAAGCTCCTGTCGAAGCAGCAATTACAAAATCCACAAGTTTTTCAGAACTCTTTTTATCCGACTTTTTTAACTTTGGCAAATGAGCAAAGCATAGCAAGAACAATGCTACAGTAATTGTTTCAACGATTAGCTGTGTTAATGCCAAGTCAGGTGCCCGGAAGAATACGAACAGCAAAGAAAGTCCATACCCTACGACCCCGATTACAATGATTGCAGCAATGCGCTGGTTCATCCAAATGGTTGCAATCGCAGCAACAGCCATTACAGATCCAATTAACACCTCAGGCCAAGTGACTGGCGCTAAGTCATCAAAAGAAATTTTAAATCCGTCTGTAATGAAGATAAAGGCTGATGTTGAAATGACCAAAAATACAAGGATGATGGATGTGTATAAACGCAATGACCCCGTCATATAAGATTTTGTAAAGATATTCGAAAACCTCAATAACCCATTTACTAATGCTTGATATAAACGGTCCGTTGAAAATTTCCCAGGTACCCTGTTATAGACCGGTTGCCATTTTTTTAATGTCAGAGAAAGTAAAATACCTAGTATTACAACAATAAGTGACATATAAAGCGGTCCATTCAAACCGTGCCAAAATTTAAGGTGTATAAGAGCAAAATCTCCCGTGACAGAAGCAACAGCTGGTGCAAGAAGGGGCTCGTTGATTAAATTTGGCAATAATCCAATCAATACTACTAATCCAATAAGTACAATCGGTGATATAAGCATGCCGATTGGTGCCTCATGAGGCTGTTTCTCTAACTGATCAAGCTTTGCTTTCCCTGTAAAAGTACCAAAAACAAGATACATGGAATAAACAAAAGTAAAAATACTCCCAGCTACTGCAAAAATGGGAATCCATTGGGCAAACATTGCAGCAAATCCACTCGTTTGTTCTAGTTTCAAGGAGGCGTCAAAAAACATCTCCTTACTTAGAAAGCCGTTGAAGATGGGAAGTGGTATTCCCGCCATAGAAAACGCCCCAAAAAAGGCAAGAGTAGCAGAGATAGGCATAAACGTGTATAGTCCGCCAAGTCTCCTAATATCTCTTGTTCCTGTCTCATGATCTACAATACCTGCAATCATAAACAGGCTGCCTTTAAAAGTGGCGTGATTAAAGATATGGAAGATAGCAGCTAGAGTAGCAACTCCAGTGCCAAAGCCTAGCATAGACATGATCATACCGAGCTGACTGATTGTAGAATAAGCAAGAATTCCTTTTAAATCGGTTTGGCGTGACGCGAGAAAAGACCCAACACAGAGCGTGATTAGCCCGGCACCTGTAACGATAATAAAAAATATATCCGAACCGCTAAAAATGAGTGAGAATCTTGCGACTAAATAGATTCCCGCTTTAACCATCGTTGCCGAGTGAAGGTACGCACTGACAGGTGTTGGTGCTTCCATTGCATCAGGAAGCCAGCTGTGAAACGGAAACTGTGCTGATTTAGTAAAAGCTCCAATCAGCAGCAAAAGCATAATGGGAATAAACAAATCGCTCTCAATGATGTCAGATCGATTTGCAATCATCTCTCGAATGCTGTTAGTCTCTGCTGTTATGGAAAGGAGAATAAGAGCACCAAGCATCGATAGTCCTCCAAAGACCGTGACCAGCATCGATTTTTGTGCACCATATGTTGAACGTTCACGGTAGAACCAAAAACCGATTAATAGAAATGATGAGATACTCGTGAATTCCCAGAAGGTATAGAGTACGAATACGTTGTCAGATAGAACGACTCCTAACATCGATCCCATAAATAAGAGTAAATACACATAAAAATGGACGAGTTGTTCTTTTTTCGATAAGTAAAAGATGGAATAAAGAACCACCAATGAACCAATCCCAGTTATCAATAAGGAAAAAAGCATGCTAAGCCCGTCCAAGTAAAAGCTCAATTGAATATCAAGCGATGGAATCCAGTTAGCGACGCTTTGAACAATTTTCCCTTCAGCTAATACAGGCAATTTCGAACAAAACAGAATAAACAGTACGGCTGGAACAGGAAATACAAACCAGCCAGTATGTATCCGGCTTTCTTTTTTAGCGACAAGCCCGATCAACAGTGCTGCTAAAAAAGGTACAAGTATGTAAATATGTAACATAAATACCGGTAAACCTCCTTAAAACCCAATAATAATCATGATAGTCCATTACATTGTAAGCAAAACCTTTCCGTTTTAGCAAATAGTTTACTAAGCAGAAACTCTCTCGTTCACATTAGATTTATTAACTCTTGAATATCCTTCCCAAAAAATACCTAACCTATTTGAGAGGTGAATGATAATGAGACTATTTCATATATACGGATTACTTTTAATTTTGTTTCAATTAACAGGATGTTTAAATGATTCTGTATATAAAAAAGAAGAAGGTAGCCCTGGTTTTCAGCCAAGAGAATATTATAGGAAACACATAAGTTTTTCCGATACAGGTGTTTTTAACGCTTCGTCGCTTGCCGAAGAAATGAAAAGAGAAATAACAAAAGACAAACATATCAAACATGCGATTGTGTTAAAAGATCAAGAAAAATATGTAGTCGCGATAAAAGTAAAAGCTTATCATCATAAAGAAGCAGAAGCATTGAGTAAGAAGTATAAGCAGTTCTGGGAAGAAAAATGGAGAATTCCTGTTGAAATTACCTTTTCACCAGGGGATTACCGAAAAGCAGAGAAGATGCTAGCCACAAAAAAATAGAGCGTACGTATACGCTCTACATTAAAACTTGCTGTAATCTAGCATGAAGTGATCTTCTGTCAATCTCTTTTTTTATAAGTAAAATAAAGTCTTTGCTAAGTTTCAGTTCTCTTGCCTTTAAGTAGGATTCAATCAACAGGTCGTCCGAAAGTTTTTCCATAATATAGCCCTCACGAAGCGGCATGGTCACCTCCTGTTTTTTATAAAAAATGATGGAACAGCTATTCTAAATTCGTATAAAAGTCATAAAATGTTAGGTTGATGTTTTATGTACTTGCTTTTATGTATTTGAAGCTTACCATGTATTGTAAAAAGGAACAACCGTTCGTTTATCCACAGTGTTTGGTGGATAAGTTGTGGGTAAAATGTTAACATCTTAAAGAAAGATAACTGATACCAAGGTGAATAATGTGTATAAGATTATCCACATTGTTGGGTAGGGGAACAATTTGTCGAAAACTTTTTTATTATTTTAAATAATGCTCTTTTCTTTAGGCTGTTTTCGGATATTATGTTGAGCTTTAAAAGTAGTGATTTCCGCCAGGTTGTTCGCTTTCAACTTTTCAATGAAGAACAAGAAAAAAGAATTTCTTAAAAAAATCTTTTAGAAGTTGCTCTTGAAAGTAATCCTTTTAGGTGTGGTGTACCACATACAAAACAATCATCTTGTCCAGGGAGCGTATGAACAAAAATAATGTTCTGTATTTCATATTTGAATTCTTACTAATAGCAAACGTCACGAAAATACCCTAAAATCGGGAAATGTAGAAAAATCGTTTGTACTTCCTTTCATTACTGGTAAAATAGAAACGTTCATAAGGAAATGTGAAGAGGTGCTTGAAATGTTAAAACATTTTTTGCCGGATCAGCATGTTCAAAATATATTGGACATTACACCGGAAATGTTAGTTGAACGAGGAGTTAAAGGGATTATCACAGATTTAGATAATACGCTAGTGGAATGGGATAGACCTGAAGCAACTCCCGAATTAATTAAATGGTTTACTTCTATTAAAGAAAAAGGAATCTTGATTACCATCGTATCGAATAACACACAGCATAGAGTGAAAAGTTTCTCAGACCCTGTGGGGATCCCGTTTATCTATAGTGCAAGAAAGCCTATGACAAAAGCTTTTAAAAGAGCTCTAAAGGATATGAAGTTAAAAAATGAGGAAGTTGTTGTAATTGGTGATCAGCTTCTTACTGACGTATTAGGTGGAAACCGACTTGGGCTTCACACCATTCTAGTTGTACCTGTTGCTAGCAGTGACGGGTTCTGGACAAGGTTTAACAGAAAGATTGAACGCATTATATTGTCTTGGATGAAAAGAAAAGGCATGTTGCATTGGGAGGAATAAGTTTGGAACAAATAAAATGTGTGGGCTGCGGAGTCTCCATACAAACAGAGGACAAAGAAGCGCTCGGATACGCACCTCTTTCAGCACTAACGAAAGAGCTGCCTATCTGTCAGCGCTGTTTTCGTTTAAAACACTATAATGAGATTCATGACGTTAGTTTAACAGATGATGATTATCGTAAAATTGTCTCTAGTATTGGTGATGAAGATGCGCTTGTCGTAAAAATTGTAGATATCTTTGATTTTAGTGGAAGCTGGCTGCCTGGGTTACATCGATATGCAGGCAAAAATCCCATACTTCTTGTAGGGAACAAACTTGATTTGCTGCCAAAATCAGTAAACCCTAATAAAGTCATTCATTGGATGAAGAAAGAAGCGAAAGAACTGGGATTAAAGCCAATTGATGTCCAGTTGATTTCAGCAGAAAAGGGTTACGGAATTGAAGAATTAGCAGAAGCTATCGATCATTACCGTCAAGGAAAAGATGTATATGTTGTAGGTTGTACGAATACAGGGAAATCTACATTTATTAACCGATTGATTAAGCAGTATGGAGAAGATGCTGCTGATTTTATTACAACTTCTCATTTCCCGGGCACAACTCTTGATCTCATTGATATTCCGCTTGATGGAAGAAGTCACATGTATGATACTCCAGGAATCATAAATCACCATCAGATGGCACATTATGTTTCTAAAAAAGAACTGAATATCATCATGCCGAAAAAAGAGATAAAGCCGATGGTGTTTCAACTAAACGAAATGCAGACGTTGTTCTTTGGCGGACTTGCGAGAATGGATTATGTAAAAGGCGGAAAACAATCCTTTGTCTGTCATTTCTCTAACCATCTAAACATCCATCGAACCAAAACAGAAAAAGCAGACGAGCTTTATGAAAACCACTTGGGTGATATGCTAGCTCCACCAGAAGACGTTACGAACTTCCCTAAGCTTAAACGCTATGAATTCATGATTAAAGAAAGTAAAACTGACGTTGTAATCTCAGGACTAGGTTGGGTTACGTTTCCGGAAGCAAGAGCAAAAGTTGTTTTTCATGCTCCTGAAGGTGTAGCGGTCACTGTTCGTAAATCCTTAATTTAAGGAGGACCTTTCATAATGATAAAAGCACTTGTAATCGGAGATCCAATAGAACATTCTTTGTCACCGGTTATGCATAATGAAGCTTTTAAGCATACGGGCATCTCTGGAATATATGAAAAACAAAGAGTGAAGTCAGAGGATTTAGAAGTTTTTATTAATAAGCTTAAAGAAAGCAACTACGCTGGATGTAATGTAACCATTCCACATAAAGTATCCATTCTTCCTTTTTTGGATGAGATTGATGAAGAAGCGAGAGAGATTGGTGCTGTCAATACCGTCGTAAACAACGGCGGTAAATTGATTGGATATAATACAGACGGTAAAGGCTTTTTACGAAGTTTAAAGGATAAAATCAGTAAACCTCTTTCAGAACTTAATGTATTGCTAATTGGTGCAGGTGGTGCTGCACGTTCGATTTGTTACGCATTAAAAAAAGAAAACCCAAAACAGTTAGCTATTGCTAATCGTTCAGAGGGACGGCTTCAATCTTTATTAAACGACCTAAAAGATGAGCGTATAGAAGGGTTGTCTTTACAAAGGGCAGAGAAAGATCTTGAACGGTTTGACGTACTGATAAATACGACTAACGCAGGGATGTACCCTGAGATGGATTCTGTCCCTTTAAAGCTAGCTCATTTGAAGGAAGAGGCAGTTGTATGTGACATTGTATACAACCCTCTTGTCACGAAATGGTTAGAAGAAGCAAAAGCTAGAGGTGCTGTTACAGATAATGGTGTTTCAATGCTCGTCATGCAAGGAGCAATGGCTTTTGAAAAATGGACAGGTATTTTTCCTGACACAAATAAAATGAAACAAATTGTTATTGAACAACTTAGGAGGTAACTATGCTTACAGGTAAACAAAAACGCTTTTTGCGTTCCAAGGCCCATCATATTCAACCCATTTTTCAAGTTGGTAAAGGTGGGGTAAATTCAAATTTAGTCAAGCAAGTAGAAGAAGCATTAGAAGCTAGAGAGTTAATTAAAGTAAGTGTTTTGCAAAACTGTGATGAAGATAAAGATACAGTAGCATCAGAATTATCTAGTGGATCTAAGGCTCAATTGGTACAAGTAATCGGCAGTACAATCGTGCTATACAAAGAATCCGTTAATCAGAAACGCATTGAACTCCCTTAAGGAGTGAAAAAAAGAATGGAAAAGCAGATCGGACTTTTTGGTGGAACTTTCAATCCGCCGCACATCGGACACTTGCTCATTGCCGAAGAAGCATTGGTACAGTTGAATTTAGATGAAGTGTGGTGGATGCCTTCATCTAAACCACCTCACAAAGAGAAAGACGTCGAAGTACCAGATGATCAGCGTATTGAAATGGTAAGAAGAGCAATTGGTAACAATAATCAATTTTCCCTTTCTTTACTTGAGTTTGAGAGAAGTGGTCCTTCATATACTATTGATACGATACGAATTCTCACCCATAAATATCCGCATATAAAATTCACTTTCATTATGGGTGGAGATATGGTTCATTCGTTAAGCAGCTGGCATGAAATTGATGAATTAAAAAATCTTGTTCAATTTGCAGGTGTCGGACGTGCAGGATACCCCATTGACCAACATTGGGAAAGGTATTCGGTAAAACATGTAGAAATACCTATTATTGAGATCTCTTCTTCTTTCATACGTTCAAGATCAAGATCTGGGGGGAACATCCGCTATTATGTCTCGGATGAGGTATGGAAATATGTTAAGGAGAACCATCTTTATGGAACGAACTGAAGCACTTGAAATTGTTAAGAAGCAGCTTACTGACCACCGCTTTATTCATACGTTAGGAGTAGAAGAAACGAGTATCCTTTTAGCGAATAAATTTGGCGCGGACCCAAAGAAAGCTGAAACTGCTGCGATCTTTCATGATTACGCTAAATTCCGTCCAAAGGATGAAATGAGAGAGATCGTTCGAAATGAGGGACTTCCTCAAGAACTTCTTCTATATGGCAGTGAAGTATTGCATGCACCAGTTGGCGCATTTTTAGTTAAAAAAGAAGTAGGAATTGCAGATCCGGAAATCTTAAATGCGATTTATTATCATACAACGGGTAAAGAAAATATGACAATACTCGAAAAAGTGATTTTTCTAGCTGATTATATTGAACCTAACCGTCAATTTCCCGGCGTTGAAGCTGTTAGAGAGCTGGCGCAGGTAAATTTGAATCAGGCCTGTTTAATGGCAGTTAAGAATACGATTGGATTTTTAATGAAACAGAATCAAAAAATCTACCCACTCACGTTTGAAACGTATAACGGATTGCTTCAAGAAATCAAACAATAATTTTAGGAGGAGTGCACTGGATGAACGTAAAAGAACTTATGGAATTGGTAGTCAGAACGGCAGATGATAAGAGAGCAGAAAACATAGCTGTTTTGGATATGGAAGGAATCTCACTGGTTGCGGATTACTTTGTTATCTGTCACGGTAATTCAGAAAAACAAGTTCAGGCTATTTCTAAGGAACTGAAGGATGTTGCTTTAGAAAATGATATTCAAATTCGCCGCATGGAAGGCTACGATCATGCTCGCTGGGTATTGATTGACTTAGCTAATATCGTCGTTCATGTATTTCATCGTGATGACCGCAGTTACTATAATTTAGAAAAACTTTGGGGAGATGCTAACAAAGTTGATGTAGATGCTATCCTTGCCCCTCAACAGAACTTATAAATGAGCTACCAGCAATTTGCATACCTTTATGATGAATTAATGGAGGATGCTCCTTATTCGGATTGGCTTTCTTTTGTCAAAGCGTCTGTATCAAAGTATCTTAAGGATGGATCACGTTTTTTAGACATAGGCTGCGGAACCGGCTCATTGACTATACTCTTAGCAAAAGAGGGCTTTAATGTAACTGGAGTGGATCTTTCATCAGACATGCTAATGGTCGCTAGAGAAAAAGCAGAAGCTGAAAAAGTTTCAATCGCTCTCTTTCAACAGGATATGAGGGATTTAGAAGGATTAGGCTCCTTCGA is from Fictibacillus sp. b24 and encodes:
- a CDS encoding Na(+)/H(+) antiporter subunit C produces the protein MEILMSILAGTLFAAGVYLILQKQLLKIVLGTALLSHGAHLFILTMGKLNRGAPPILEKGIKVYTDPLPQALILTSIVISFGVTSFLLVLAYRTYQSNKTDMMDQLRGTDDE
- a CDS encoding Na(+)/H(+) antiporter subunit F1, with product MTNWFSIVVYICLFVTTISILLLLYRAVVGPSNPDRVVALDTIGINLIAITGLMAIILDTVQLNDIILLIGILTFIATVAVAKFLEKGVIIDQDRD
- the mnhG gene encoding monovalent cation/H(+) antiporter subunit G, which produces MLSLIKIVISFFLIIGTFIIFSGTLGVLRFPDVYSRLHAASKASTLGVSGILIGSFIYVLAEMNLFSGKLILGILFVLMTAPVAGHMISRAAYRTGVPLSDKTVFNELEKNHRSNGQ
- a CDS encoding Na+/H+ antiporter subunit D, with product MSNLVFLPIFIPLFFGVLLVFFNKKQKLTINTSFLVVFLNLGISIFLSYYVFTKGPLVLETGGWKAPYGIVLVADQLSVIMILAVNVIAATAAIFALSSVTEKMIHHYFYPLFLLLVAGVCGAFLTGDLFNLFVFFEVLLMASYGLIIIGGSKHQFRESVKYILLNLFSSILFVTTVAFLYSVTGTVNMAQLGERVAEVEQQGILTGIAILLFIVFATKGALFPLYFWLPKSYIVPSPIVSALFGALLTKVGVYSMLRVFTLIFSHKLELTHTFFIWIATLTMLIGVIGALSTSNVKLIIAYNIMPAIGFMLLGIGTFSAESIAGTIYYLVHDMAIKAALFFLVGLLAWHAGTSNLHKMGGYIKTAPFMGWMFFIASLVLAGIPPFSGFIGKYLLLRGAMDEGHYIAAGAGLLSSLLILFSVIRIFIGAFWGELKEEPQQKVKSSGLTASAVLLAISIVLGVGAEWFYPYIQAAADSLIDPQIYIDYVLKE
- the pssA gene encoding CDP-diacylglycerol--serine O-phosphatidyltransferase, producing MFMLERERIDSTLKKVKGQTANFLTLINLSLGVLALLLMISGDLKIGFILIFLAGLFDRFDGMVARMLNIESEFGKQLDSLCDLISFGIAPAFLIYQVVLYQFGVPGMLFTIIFIVCGAIRLARFNITEFTGSFVGVPITVAGCLMAAGYLTVHVVPGFLYMFLTFGLSILMISNISIEKR
- a CDS encoding Na+/H+ antiporter subunit E, with the translated sequence MTFQLILNLLIGVIWMFLSESYSFASFLVGFVIGAALLFLLNRFIPDSYYFKHVKAIGFLIFLFIKELILSNIEVLKWIYKPRLDFQPGILALPIDVKKNWEITLLANLITLTPGTLSVDVSKDQRFIYIHALDLPDVNETIVSIKDSFEKAIREVTR
- a CDS encoding M3 family oligoendopeptidase translates to MLLQDLRQTWELDSVFPGGSESKELLAEIKWTEEEAKELAKKAESFTFSNENFLNLIEELQNFSERLSTAGAFIGCLIAQDVKDKKAMALRGRLESVYAAFSNVGSVIDQKLMDISEDAWEDLMSLPEYEHIAFSLNERRAKAKEKLGISEESLINDLAVDGYHAWSTLYDLVVGRINIKVEIDGKEEELSVGQAENKFSSPDRQVRKDTFKKFVEAWDHEGEFCAASINHIAGFRNEIYKHRGWEETLKEPLAINRMKEETLTAMWDAITSKKDIFVKYLDRKAKLLNLEKLSWYDVDAPLSSANSKMSYDEAAQFIVEHFRTLAPKMADFSEKAFLDGWIEAEDRSGKRPGGFCTGFPTKKETRIFMTFSGTPSNVSTLAHELGHAFHSDVLKEMPYYATNYAMNVAETASTFAEMIVADAAVSNAKTKEEKIALLEDKAQRSVAFFMNIHARFLFETRMYEERKSGQLSVERLCELMEEAQKEAFNDALEEYHPYFWASKLHFYITDVPFYNFPYTFGYLFSAGIYAKAKEEGPSFEEKYIALLQDTGKMQVEELAQKHLGIDVTKQDFWLKGIELAAADVEEFLALTEE